In Methanosarcina siciliae T4/M, one genomic interval encodes:
- a CDS encoding BatD family protein — MKLKGIYITVLFAFLVLLIFSSTTSAKTEVYEGDIEEGQAYQLNNYIIEITDIFPEANTASYYVYEKDKEVASGLLDVNESVEFDFEEEGKIQMRLKSVHAGGVLPRATIEILMSNYNAGDLYVSEVVENGRSEATFAGEPEVVITKSIDKSKIELGEDVTITVKAKNTGNDTANNVLFTDPKQEHFVLEETTYEVSGAIPKIDYGEPVSETLVYIYKLKATEAGTFNLKAVNATYTNSAGQTYQSSSNTPSINVSEGNKQSANVETAMNVDALSIERNGEITSTVVLRNTGNAPARAVRLDILVPEGLEYVEGEDGIETVGGTPRIYIETLEPNNDKEFTYTLKAKEIGTYNVSSEIYYEYNNGIDAGNLKGSNKSTTSSINVKEGKFDFLIKNPLYIIIFIIILAAAGVHIYRRHRQYRY, encoded by the coding sequence GTGAAACTAAAAGGGATTTACATAACTGTTTTGTTTGCTTTTCTTGTCCTGCTGATATTTAGCAGTACAACTTCGGCAAAAACCGAAGTATATGAGGGGGATATTGAGGAAGGACAGGCATATCAGCTTAACAATTACATAATCGAAATCACTGATATCTTTCCTGAAGCCAATACAGCCTCATATTATGTGTATGAAAAAGATAAAGAAGTAGCCAGTGGCCTGCTGGATGTAAACGAGAGTGTTGAGTTCGATTTTGAAGAGGAGGGTAAAATCCAGATGCGCCTGAAGTCCGTGCATGCTGGAGGGGTATTGCCCAGAGCCACGATTGAGATCTTAATGTCAAACTATAATGCAGGAGACCTCTACGTGAGTGAAGTTGTTGAAAACGGACGTTCTGAAGCAACTTTTGCAGGAGAACCGGAGGTTGTAATAACAAAGTCTATAGATAAATCAAAAATCGAACTCGGAGAAGACGTAACCATTACGGTAAAGGCAAAGAATACCGGAAACGATACTGCAAATAACGTCTTGTTTACAGACCCGAAACAAGAACACTTTGTCCTTGAAGAGACCACCTATGAAGTTTCAGGTGCAATTCCTAAAATCGATTATGGAGAACCGGTTTCTGAGACTCTTGTGTACATATATAAATTAAAGGCAACCGAAGCGGGAACCTTCAACCTCAAAGCCGTTAACGCTACTTATACTAATAGCGCAGGCCAGACCTACCAGTCCTCTTCTAACACTCCTTCCATAAACGTAAGTGAAGGAAACAAGCAAAGTGCAAATGTCGAAACCGCAATGAATGTGGATGCCTTATCCATAGAGAGAAATGGAGAGATAACCTCTACGGTCGTCCTGAGAAACACAGGCAATGCTCCTGCGCGGGCTGTCCGCCTTGATATTCTTGTTCCGGAAGGCCTTGAGTATGTGGAAGGCGAAGATGGAATTGAGACCGTCGGCGGAACTCCAAGAATATATATCGAGACACTGGAGCCCAATAACGACAAAGAGTTCACATATACCTTAAAAGCAAAAGAAATTGGTACTTATAATGTAAGTTCTGAAATTTATTATGAATACAACAACGGCATAGACGCCGGGAACCTGAAAGGGAGCAATAAGTCAACAACATCGAGTATCAATGTAAAAGAAGGGAAGTTCGATTTTCTCATTAAAAATCCTCTGTATATCATAATTTTTATAATTATCCTTGCAGCCGCTGGGGTCCATATATATAGAAGACACAGGCAATACCGATATTAA
- a CDS encoding 30S ribosomal protein S15, translating to MAKMHTKRKGKSSSTRPIRTEPPEWCKIGADEVTTIVLDLWKQGVSTAEIGMVLRDRYGVPDAKLITGKKITTILKENNVAPNLPEDLTNLIIKALGLRKHLSVNKKDVHNKRSLNLTESKIRRLVKYYKQEKVLPRDWFYKPETAEMMITR from the coding sequence ATGGCAAAAATGCACACAAAAAGAAAAGGCAAATCTTCCTCCACCAGGCCTATCAGAACCGAGCCACCTGAGTGGTGCAAGATTGGAGCAGATGAAGTTACTACAATTGTACTGGACCTCTGGAAACAGGGTGTTTCCACCGCCGAAATCGGAATGGTTTTAAGAGACCGCTACGGGGTTCCTGACGCCAAACTCATTACAGGCAAAAAAATCACAACAATCCTCAAGGAAAACAACGTTGCTCCTAACCTTCCCGAAGACCTTACCAATCTTATCATAAAGGCTCTGGGACTGAGGAAGCACCTTTCCGTTAACAAAAAAGACGTCCACAACAAGCGTTCCCTTAACCTTACAGAATCCAAAATCAGAAGGCTTGTTAAATACTACAAACAGGAAAAGGTACTTCCGAGAGACTGGTTCTACAAGCCTGAAACCGCAGAAATGATGATTACCAGGTAA
- the nadC gene encoding carboxylating nicotinate-nucleotide diphosphorylase, translating into MLIREVESFIEEDLGYDDVSCTIVADRPAEAIIFAKEDCTVAGISEAASIFIYFGIQAETDFKDGDRLSKGDTIFRLRGGAVSILRAERLSLNFLGHLSGIATLTRSCVDVVRKHSESTRVACTRKTTPGIRKFEKLAVAAGGGDTHRFNLSDAVMIKDNHIKLMGIEAAINKARKSSFTRKIEVEVESAEDAVFAANLGADIVMLDNMKPESIKEALALLEEKGLRKSVLVEASGGISPANLEGYAKTGVDVISMGSLIHKSRWIDISLEIVNSEN; encoded by the coding sequence ATGCTTATCAGAGAAGTCGAAAGCTTCATAGAAGAAGACCTGGGGTATGATGATGTTTCATGCACTATTGTTGCGGACAGACCTGCAGAAGCCATCATTTTCGCAAAAGAAGACTGTACAGTTGCCGGAATAAGCGAAGCTGCATCAATATTTATTTATTTTGGAATTCAGGCAGAAACCGATTTTAAAGATGGAGACCGCCTCAGCAAAGGAGATACAATTTTCAGGCTTAGGGGAGGAGCCGTATCCATTCTCAGGGCAGAACGCCTTAGCCTGAACTTCCTCGGGCACCTCAGCGGGATTGCAACCCTGACCAGGAGCTGCGTGGATGTCGTAAGGAAGCACTCGGAAAGCACAAGGGTAGCATGTACGAGGAAGACCACCCCCGGAATAAGGAAATTCGAAAAGCTGGCTGTTGCTGCAGGGGGAGGAGACACTCACAGGTTTAACCTTTCGGATGCGGTTATGATTAAAGATAACCACATCAAACTCATGGGAATAGAAGCCGCAATCAACAAAGCCCGAAAAAGCAGCTTTACACGGAAAATTGAGGTTGAGGTTGAATCTGCAGAAGATGCGGTTTTTGCTGCAAACCTGGGAGCAGACATTGTAATGCTTGATAATATGAAGCCTGAGTCAATCAAAGAGGCTCTCGCCTTACTTGAAGAAAAAGGACTGAGAAAATCGGTCCTTGTGGAAGCCTCCGGTGGGATTTCCCCTGCAAACCTTGAAGGTTATGCAAAAACAGGCGTGGATGTAATATCAATGGGTTCCCTTATCCATAAATCAAGGTGGATAGACATTAGCCTGGAAATAGTCAACTCCGAAAACTGA
- the hisS gene encoding histidine--tRNA ligase, with amino-acid sequence MTVNRPRGTRDFLPTDSARRRYVESVMRNVARNWGYSEIITPTFEHLDLFTLKSGEGIIGELYNFTDKGGRDMTLRPELTAPVMRLYVNELQPFPKPLKLFYFENCFRYERPQKGRFREFWQFGVELIGSGKSDSDAEVIALAGAMLKAVGIQGDMKLGNLAVIRTLLKGLEPEVVSKVMRLVDKKEYAGLEALLEEIGAEEQLKSDLFRLIHLEGKYILPKVKEIVGNIPELASFEKTLKLLDAYGVDYSLDFGIARGLDYYTGMVFEVYAEGLGAQKQVCGGGSYQLIKLFGGGDVPSTGFGIGFDRIMEICPLVPPASKNLVLVSKPGTHIEAVKVASELRNYLPVQIDLMERNFKAQLSYANTINADYVIIVGEKELEAGKLTLRDMVSGEQELLTLEEIIEKITGQQD; translated from the coding sequence ATGACAGTTAACAGGCCAAGAGGGACCCGGGACTTTTTACCCACAGATTCTGCCCGGAGAAGGTACGTGGAAAGTGTTATGCGAAATGTTGCCCGCAACTGGGGCTATAGTGAGATCATTACGCCCACGTTTGAACATCTGGACCTTTTTACCCTTAAGTCCGGGGAAGGCATAATAGGGGAACTCTACAATTTTACGGACAAGGGGGGTAGGGATATGACCCTCAGGCCGGAACTTACGGCTCCTGTCATGCGGTTGTATGTAAACGAACTTCAGCCTTTCCCCAAACCGCTGAAGTTATTCTACTTTGAAAACTGTTTCCGCTACGAACGCCCCCAGAAAGGCCGTTTCAGAGAATTCTGGCAATTCGGAGTCGAACTCATCGGAAGTGGAAAATCCGACTCGGACGCCGAGGTTATTGCCCTTGCCGGTGCCATGTTAAAAGCTGTGGGTATTCAGGGCGACATGAAGCTTGGAAACCTTGCAGTGATCCGTACGCTCTTAAAAGGGCTTGAACCCGAGGTTGTAAGCAAGGTCATGAGGCTTGTGGATAAGAAAGAGTATGCAGGCCTTGAAGCTCTGCTTGAGGAAATCGGGGCAGAAGAACAGTTGAAGTCCGACCTCTTTCGCCTGATACACCTTGAAGGAAAGTACATTCTCCCTAAGGTAAAAGAAATAGTCGGGAATATCCCTGAGCTTGCAAGCTTTGAAAAGACCCTTAAACTTCTTGATGCGTACGGAGTTGATTATTCACTTGATTTCGGGATTGCCCGCGGACTTGACTACTACACGGGTATGGTATTTGAGGTTTATGCCGAAGGCCTGGGGGCTCAGAAGCAGGTCTGCGGGGGGGGCTCTTACCAGCTTATAAAGCTTTTCGGAGGTGGAGACGTTCCTTCCACGGGCTTCGGGATAGGTTTTGACAGGATTATGGAGATATGCCCGCTCGTACCGCCGGCGTCCAAAAACCTTGTACTGGTCTCAAAGCCAGGAACCCACATCGAAGCCGTAAAGGTTGCAAGCGAATTAAGAAATTACTTGCCTGTCCAGATAGACCTGATGGAGCGCAACTTTAAAGCTCAGCTTTCCTATGCAAACACCATCAACGCCGATTACGTGATCATAGTCGGAGAAAAAGAACTCGAGGCAGGCAAGCTGACTCTCAGGGATATGGTATCCGGGGAACAGGAACTCCTAACGCTGGAAGAGATTATTGAAAAAATTACAGGGCAACAGGATTGA
- a CDS encoding DUF7284 family protein has translation MPSNVNNEILMGGAVKESSAYSTVFDALLLLVLISLSGVLLMPSLQADEQYVAAGYVTSSEMDTYLLESLLSCKLEDFEYEISLLPVLNVSVPENSVVESPVHTLFGKEQKHRTFADLTADYLAISLSLSENGPAVSLNPLAGDYSARASETIAVYLDRKIAGRFSYRFEAYWYPVEVFPLGSKLIVGDRPPADAIRQSTRLSMPLYVSVPSRDSLLSCVNDSVLEASLNASNEEASRELFRAFNASLDAAALEGAETVVGLIFPSDYSGSVFGEEADESFDTLLYGVSENAGEANSSSTEDEFNAYLSNLLESGFALDSESYPENYSENVPATELSLLEDMLEDHIRTEIRAELESEFSGEINETVYSIIETEDLSEAQALRDARIEAIYSQINPGGARIVLYLWRPF, from the coding sequence GTGCCAAGCAATGTAAATAATGAAATATTAATGGGGGGAGCTGTTAAGGAATCTTCGGCTTATTCTACAGTTTTTGATGCCCTGCTTTTGCTTGTATTGATCTCACTTTCCGGGGTCCTTCTTATGCCTTCACTGCAGGCTGATGAGCAGTATGTTGCAGCCGGATATGTGACTTCTTCAGAAATGGACACTTATCTGCTCGAGTCCCTTCTTTCCTGTAAACTTGAGGACTTTGAGTACGAAATCTCTCTTCTCCCGGTGCTTAACGTTTCAGTCCCCGAAAATTCAGTTGTGGAAAGTCCTGTTCATACTCTTTTCGGAAAGGAACAGAAACACAGGACTTTTGCTGACCTGACAGCCGACTACCTTGCCATTTCCCTTTCCCTGTCAGAAAACGGTCCAGCCGTATCTCTCAATCCCCTTGCTGGGGACTATTCGGCTCGGGCTTCCGAAACTATTGCAGTTTATCTGGACAGGAAAATTGCAGGAAGGTTTTCTTATCGGTTTGAAGCTTATTGGTACCCTGTGGAGGTTTTTCCTCTAGGTAGTAAGCTTATAGTTGGAGACAGGCCCCCTGCAGATGCTATTCGGCAGAGTACCAGGCTTTCCATGCCCCTTTATGTCAGTGTACCTTCCAGGGATTCCCTTCTTTCCTGTGTAAATGATTCCGTGCTTGAAGCCTCTCTTAACGCTTCGAATGAAGAAGCTTCAAGAGAACTTTTCCGGGCTTTTAATGCTTCTCTTGACGCTGCAGCACTTGAAGGGGCGGAAACGGTTGTTGGACTGATTTTCCCGTCAGACTATTCGGGGTCGGTTTTCGGAGAGGAAGCAGATGAGTCTTTTGATACCCTGCTTTACGGGGTTTCTGAAAATGCGGGTGAGGCCAATTCCTCCTCAACGGAAGATGAATTTAATGCCTATCTTTCAAATCTTCTAGAATCCGGTTTTGCTCTTGATTCAGAGTCCTATCCCGAAAACTATTCCGAAAATGTACCTGCTACGGAGCTATCTTTACTTGAAGACATGCTGGAGGACCACATCCGGACAGAGATAAGGGCAGAACTTGAATCTGAATTTTCGGGTGAGATTAATGAGACTGTTTATTCCATAATCGAAACCGAAGATCTCTCTGAGGCTCAGGCTCTGAGGGATGCCCGGATAGAGGCAATTTACAGCCAGATAAATCCCGGGGGGGCAAGGATAGTCCTTTATCTATGGAGGCCGTTTTAA
- a CDS encoding tubulin/FtsZ family protein, with protein sequence MLNILVIGNGQCGNRILDSINRHALGRGKSCGKLARFYSTQRFKSHVETLALNTAINDLKEMKFTKAKDRIHIEHLHGVGANRNIGKQVFEEKKEIIMRQIEERGNFDMAFVLTSASGGTGSSFTPLLVKEMKKRYNYPVYCLVVLPFREEGTLYLQNTAFSIQEIRQSGADGIILADNQYLKNIGGSIQEAYDGINDMIAERILFLLDALDSEMMMVTDLGDFQTVMSGGAGLATMGFFRADKEIPIKTAIQNSLSPSSLLFSTDVYEEASRAMIVIKGDRKYLSIDDISTEIEKLSGAVGHVFKGIIVRSSEYPQVLSVLTLESAREMENLYSVAVQAINQEKTKKQRVEEGSKMEKAFSKIEGMEPEY encoded by the coding sequence TTGCTCAATATACTGGTAATAGGAAACGGGCAATGCGGGAACAGGATTCTTGATTCCATTAACCGGCATGCACTGGGAAGGGGGAAAAGCTGCGGCAAACTTGCCAGGTTTTATTCCACGCAGAGATTTAAAAGCCATGTCGAAACTCTTGCACTGAACACTGCAATTAATGACCTGAAAGAGATGAAATTTACAAAAGCGAAGGACAGAATCCATATTGAACACCTGCACGGGGTTGGTGCGAACCGGAATATCGGAAAGCAGGTTTTTGAAGAGAAAAAAGAGATAATAATGCGGCAGATTGAGGAGAGGGGCAATTTTGATATGGCATTTGTGTTAACCTCAGCTTCCGGGGGGACCGGTTCTTCATTTACCCCTCTTCTCGTAAAAGAGATGAAAAAACGATATAATTATCCTGTTTATTGTCTCGTTGTCCTCCCTTTCAGGGAAGAGGGAACGCTTTATCTGCAAAATACTGCCTTTTCGATCCAGGAAATCCGCCAGAGCGGAGCTGATGGAATAATCCTTGCGGATAACCAGTACCTGAAAAACATCGGGGGAAGCATTCAGGAAGCCTATGATGGCATTAACGACATGATTGCCGAACGTATCCTCTTCCTGCTTGATGCCCTTGACAGTGAGATGATGATGGTAACAGACCTGGGGGATTTTCAGACTGTCATGAGCGGAGGCGCAGGACTTGCAACGATGGGCTTTTTCAGGGCTGATAAGGAAATACCGATCAAAACAGCAATCCAGAATTCACTTTCCCCTTCAAGCCTTCTGTTTTCAACCGATGTTTACGAAGAAGCAAGCAGGGCAATGATTGTAATCAAAGGCGACCGCAAATACCTGAGCATAGATGATATCTCTACTGAAATCGAAAAGCTATCGGGAGCCGTAGGGCATGTATTTAAGGGAATAATCGTGCGCAGTAGCGAGTATCCTCAGGTCCTATCTGTACTCACCCTGGAGTCAGCCCGTGAAATGGAAAATCTCTACAGCGTAGCTGTCCAGGCGATTAATCAGGAGAAAACAAAAAAACAGCGTGTGGAAGAAGGATCTAAAATGGAAAAAGCCTTTTCGAAAATTGAAGGGATGGAGCCCGAATATTGA
- a CDS encoding iron ABC transporter substrate-binding protein produces MKISPHIKLEKLIFIGVLIVALIASSGCTDNTTSSEDANSTVQADSEGITTGADESVESTEITITDGFGREVTIPSNVESVVCSGAGCLRYLVYLQAQDLIVGVDSLETKESEIEGRPYTLANPQLKDYPLIGEFRGNDDPEKIIAIGPQIILKTDSNDPATAAATADELQEKTGIPVIAFPYGSTRSEEDKADMYSSIRLMGEVVGKEERAEEVISYFEAIMEDLDNRTADISESEQKTVYVGGVSSAGAHGIISTEPAYAPFLWVHANNVASGIGVDHADVSKEKLVEWDPEYIFVDVGTIQLGDGGAINELKTDPSLAGLSAVENGNVYGVVPYNYYTTNHESVLSNAYFVGKVLYPDQFEDIDPETKAEEIFTFFVGKPVFSDLNAQYDDLGFTQLSL; encoded by the coding sequence ATGAAAATCTCCCCCCATATTAAATTAGAGAAACTTATTTTCATCGGAGTGCTTATCGTTGCCCTGATCGCAAGTTCAGGATGCACGGACAACACCACATCGTCCGAAGATGCAAATAGCACGGTTCAGGCTGATTCTGAAGGAATCACAACAGGTGCCGATGAATCAGTAGAGTCTACAGAAATCACAATTACGGACGGGTTCGGCAGGGAAGTCACTATACCCTCAAATGTCGAAAGTGTTGTCTGTTCAGGAGCAGGGTGCCTGCGCTACCTTGTGTACCTTCAGGCCCAGGATCTCATAGTCGGAGTTGACAGCCTGGAGACAAAGGAGTCAGAGATCGAAGGTCGTCCCTATACCCTCGCAAATCCCCAACTAAAGGACTATCCACTGATAGGCGAATTCAGAGGCAATGATGACCCTGAAAAGATCATCGCAATCGGCCCGCAGATAATCCTTAAAACGGACTCGAACGACCCTGCAACTGCTGCCGCAACTGCCGACGAGCTTCAGGAAAAAACGGGCATTCCTGTAATCGCATTCCCATACGGGTCTACAAGAAGCGAGGAAGATAAAGCTGATATGTACAGTTCTATCCGGTTAATGGGAGAAGTTGTCGGAAAGGAAGAAAGGGCAGAAGAAGTGATTTCTTACTTTGAAGCAATAATGGAAGACCTTGATAACAGGACGGCAGACATTTCCGAGTCCGAACAAAAGACAGTTTATGTAGGTGGAGTGAGCAGTGCGGGAGCTCACGGGATAATTTCCACAGAGCCTGCTTACGCCCCATTCCTCTGGGTACATGCAAACAATGTTGCCTCCGGAATCGGTGTGGACCATGCCGACGTCTCCAAAGAAAAACTCGTAGAGTGGGACCCTGAATATATCTTTGTTGACGTAGGGACAATTCAGCTAGGAGACGGCGGAGCCATCAACGAGCTAAAGACAGATCCCTCACTCGCAGGGCTTTCAGCTGTGGAGAACGGAAATGTTTACGGTGTAGTGCCTTATAATTACTACACTACAAACCACGAGTCAGTACTTTCAAACGCCTACTTTGTTGGAAAAGTTCTCTACCCTGACCAGTTTGAAGATATTGATCCGGAGACAAAAGCCGAGGAGATATTCACCTTCTTTGTGGGAAAGCCCGTATTTTCAGATCTGAATGCGCAATACGATGACCTTGGCTTCACACAGCTTTCTCTGTAA
- a CDS encoding FecCD family ABC transporter permease — MHLYDGEVPADYLGYVRHKSIYILGGVILLFLMFIYSISVGAVSIPPYEVLKTLMGQNVSTKWDAIIWNIRLPQALAAIVAGVGLSITGVVMQSILRNPLGSPFTLGISNAGAFGAAVSVIILGTGKMQSTVANAVTINNPYLTTMTAFFFCLLATGIILIISRIRGSSPEVMVLAGVALSSLFTAGTMFLQYFADDTQLAAVVFWTFGDVGRANWNELAIMTGIVLLAILFFTINRWNYNAIDAGDETAKGLGVDVEKIRLIGMVVAALVSAVIVAFLGVIGFVGLICPHMVRRLIGDDQRYLIPGSAVMGGLLLLISDTTARLIIAPYVLPVSVLTAFMGAPTFIYLLIRGYQR; from the coding sequence GTGCACCTTTACGATGGAGAGGTTCCGGCTGACTACCTCGGATATGTACGACACAAATCTATCTATATCCTGGGGGGAGTCATCCTCCTCTTCCTTATGTTTATATATTCTATCTCTGTTGGGGCCGTATCCATCCCCCCTTATGAGGTATTAAAAACACTGATGGGACAAAATGTCTCAACCAAGTGGGATGCTATTATCTGGAACATCCGCCTCCCACAGGCGCTTGCGGCAATTGTTGCGGGAGTTGGGCTTTCCATAACGGGAGTGGTGATGCAGTCGATACTGCGCAATCCCCTCGGTTCCCCGTTTACCCTGGGAATCTCGAATGCAGGCGCTTTCGGAGCTGCCGTCTCTGTGATCATCCTCGGGACAGGTAAAATGCAGTCAACTGTTGCAAATGCAGTTACAATCAACAACCCTTACCTGACAACTATGACTGCATTCTTCTTTTGTCTCCTCGCAACAGGAATAATCCTCATCATCTCCCGGATACGGGGATCTTCTCCTGAAGTAATGGTGCTTGCCGGAGTTGCACTCTCTTCTCTCTTCACAGCAGGAACAATGTTTTTGCAGTATTTTGCTGATGACACCCAGCTTGCTGCTGTTGTTTTCTGGACATTTGGAGACGTTGGGAGAGCAAACTGGAATGAACTGGCGATTATGACAGGAATTGTCCTGCTTGCGATCTTATTTTTCACCATCAACCGCTGGAACTATAACGCTATCGATGCAGGAGACGAGACCGCAAAGGGACTTGGAGTTGATGTGGAAAAAATAAGGCTTATCGGCATGGTTGTGGCGGCGCTGGTATCGGCGGTAATTGTAGCCTTTCTCGGAGTCATCGGCTTTGTTGGATTAATTTGCCCACATATGGTCAGGCGACTCATAGGGGACGACCAGAGATACCTGATCCCTGGCTCTGCTGTTATGGGAGGACTCCTCCTTCTTATTTCGGATACAACCGCGAGGCTTATAATAGCACCATACGTGCTTCCGGTTTCCGTGCTCACCGCCTTCATGGGAGCACCTACGTTTATTTATCTGCTTATTAGGGGGTATCAACGATAA
- a CDS encoding ABC transporter ATP-binding protein, translated as MILSVEELRFLYHNREVLNEIAFSIDEGEVVAILGPNGVGKTTLLKCLNRILHPKGGAVHIDGENLFDLGTMEIARRIGYVPQRVETGRLTAFDAVLLGRRPHIKWNITEKDLKIVDSVFRLLSMEKLRLSYIDEMSGGELQKVAVARSLVQEPKVLLLDEPTSSLDLKNQVEILAIIRNIVLEHRIAAVMTMHDLNQALRYADRFILLKGGKIHAHGGVEVITPQVIEEVYGLPVVIGEISGIRCVVPGSPAWDCSTGYVASRITTK; from the coding sequence ATAATCCTTTCTGTAGAAGAACTTCGGTTTTTATATCATAATCGCGAGGTCCTTAATGAAATTGCCTTTTCGATCGATGAAGGTGAAGTTGTCGCTATCCTGGGGCCCAACGGCGTTGGCAAGACTACCCTGTTAAAATGCCTGAACAGGATTCTCCACCCGAAAGGTGGAGCAGTGCATATTGACGGAGAAAACCTTTTCGACCTCGGGACAATGGAAATTGCCCGGCGTATCGGATATGTCCCGCAGCGTGTGGAAACAGGAAGACTGACGGCTTTTGATGCGGTCCTGCTGGGCAGGCGTCCCCATATAAAATGGAACATTACGGAAAAAGACCTCAAGATCGTTGATTCGGTCTTCAGGTTGCTCTCGATGGAGAAACTGCGCCTGTCCTATATCGATGAGATGAGCGGGGGAGAACTCCAGAAGGTAGCAGTAGCCCGTTCCCTTGTTCAGGAGCCAAAAGTCCTGCTCCTTGACGAGCCGACAAGCAGCCTTGACCTGAAGAACCAGGTGGAAATCCTTGCAATTATCCGGAATATAGTCCTTGAACACAGGATCGCGGCTGTTATGACGATGCACGACCTTAACCAGGCCCTCAGATACGCAGATCGGTTTATCCTCCTGAAGGGCGGAAAAATTCACGCCCACGGAGGAGTGGAGGTAATTACCCCCCAGGTAATCGAAGAGGTATACGGCCTGCCAGTCGTGATCGGAGAGATTTCGGGTATTCGATGTGTAGTCCCGGGGAGTCCGGCATGGGACTGCAGCACAGGCTATGTTGCAAGTAGAATAACGACGAAATGA